One window of Branchiostoma lanceolatum isolate klBraLanc5 chromosome 6, klBraLanc5.hap2, whole genome shotgun sequence genomic DNA carries:
- the LOC136436467 gene encoding WD repeat-containing protein 17-like isoform X1 has protein sequence MAMLKQVGLLAAGCQPWNTNVCSASRDRFAYCATLAIYIYQLDRKFNEFKLHSIMSEHTKTITAMAWHPRNPDILASASADQRICIWHVAEQRLLTSLDNPKGTPQCIDWFFHEADCLSYIFQKGPLYIWNYKQGSAGLSQHKEAHGFMYDVCQFRWHHRRVGKLVLGHVDGSLSLFSPGQKPQKHVLRPETVDETEEDDPVVALEWDPLSTEYLLVANSHFGVRLLDTEGLTVINTYTLPSAAVSVHTLAWVPTAPGMFVTGDTQAGVLRLWTVPKSTPLENIKVKKTGFHALHVLGLYTMNSHREVAVEEPVEASSTSSAIHRTNTESSTMPPALIVCTFLDGGVGLYNLARRKWDFLRDLGHIETIFDCKFKPDDPNLLATASFDGTIKVWDISTMQAVYTSPGNEGVIYSLSWAPADLNCVAASTSKQGMFIWDIGRGKVIKRFNEHGRHSIFCVAWNNKDSRRIATCGSDGHCVIRTVDGKLVKKYKHPMPVFGCDWSLTNKDMLATGCEDKNVRVFYLATNSDQPLKIFSGHTSKVFHVKWSPLREGILCSGSDDGTIRIWDYTQDSCAMVLSGHTAPVRGLLWNPEIPYLLLSGSWDYTIRVWDTRDGACIDTVYDHGADVYGLTCHPLRPFTVASCSRDSTVRIWSLTPLVSTLQISVIAKRPWTEIFAMTQGCGQAMIAEQAMAAGAPPLLSGRVSRDLRQRVEALPAQEQYIRGLQMFAEFFSPPNGTKNLWDLVSVIRGEEEGLNPQVYSKGIMHMKHLTSYKASEAQELEVVRMSKFGAGVGAQSREDRLRQAALIHVKLGNLQRYCELMVEVGEWEKALAVAPGVSMEYWRSLARRWAKQQVLEDKREAAPFCIAVGDVQAVVDFYTSRGELQDAMLVAQAAQEGTIKFGQATEVTNAAYNGVAEESEDSWPLLHKASRRLADWYFQDGQPMKAACCHLAVEDYKLAMSKLIRGNELELAISLGTTIGKTPRLTYLATELLAQRCTRINRCIPSLGYRDLAVEMLQRLPHSEAALARFCISCSGGAAEINDLHSKAGFPDMEECYIKAQALQEEEGQETEAVKYYLLSTCPEQGLELGLKVAKERMLTAGWTVQDVAELVQYMGCTRTDKLDSPKCTSLRTELLTISAYVGALLAVRRGYSAIVPALFQQTSMFVDKENSNWPFSKDQVEEELTAWKAEQVLSNERELKNDSSETSEVGLREGYQKALQRLLRKAGEEELDIEPGADHCTGSHLPSHSDVHVSFLSKTRIQGPAFFLEDGKTAISLNEALMWAKVNPFSPLGTTSRINPF, from the exons ATGGCGATGTTGAAGCAGGTGGGACTGCTGGCTGCAGGCTGCCAGCCCTGGAACACCAACGTCTGCTCTGCCAGCAGGGACCGCTTCGCTTACTGCGCAACATTAGCCATATACATCTATCAG CTTGACAGGAAGTTCAATGAATTCAAGCTACATTCCATCATGTCGGAGCACACCAAAACCATCACGGCCATGGCCTGGCACCCGCGGAACCCCGACATTCTCGCCAGCGCCAGCGCCGACCAGAGAATATGCATTTGGCATGTGGCGGAACAAAGACTTCTCACGAGTTTAGACAACCCTAAGGGCACGCCGCAGTGTATAGACTGGTTCTTCCACGAAGCGGACTGCCTGTCGTATATATTCCAGAAGGGTCCGTTGTATATATGGAATTACAAGCAGGGGAGCGCAGGACTGTCGCAGCACAAGGAGGCTCATGGGTTCATGTACGACGTGTGCCAGTTCAGGTGGCATCATCGCAGGGTGGGGAAGTTAGTGCTGGGACATGTGGATGGGAGTCTGTCACTCTTCTCACCTG GTCAGAAACCACAGAAGCATGTCTTGCGTCCAGAAACGGTGGACGAAACGGAAGAAGACGACCCTGTAGTGGCTCTAGAGTGGGACCCGTTGTCTACGGAGTACCTTCTCGTGGCTAACTCCCACTTCGGCGTGCGGTTGTTGGATACGGAGGGGTTGACGGTTATTAACACGTATACGTTACCTAGTGCAGCAGTGTCTGTGCACACACTAGCCTGGGTTCCCACCGCGCCCGGTATGTTTGTGACTGGAG acacCCAGGCTGGTGTGTTAAGACTATGGACAGTTCCTAAAAGCACACCACTTGAGAACATCAAAGTCAAGAAGACTGGCTTCCATGCACTTCATGTCTTGGGACTGTACACAATGAACTCACACAGAG AAGTTGCAGTTGAGGAGCCAGTTGAAGCGTCCTCCACAAGCTCAGCCATCCACAGGACTAACACAGAGTCTTCCACCATGCCTCCTGCTCTCATTGTCTGCACCTTCCTGGATGGGGGTGTGGGCCTGTACAACCTGGCCAGGAGGAAATGGGACTTCCTCAGAGACTTG GGCCACATAGAGACCATATTTGACTGTAAGTTCAAGCCTGATGATCCTAACCTGCTGGCCACGGCGTCGTTCGACGGGACCATCAAAGTGTGGGACATCTCCACCATGCAGGCCGTGTACACGTCCCCGGGGAACGAGGGGGTCATCTACTCACTTAGCTGGGCACCAG CTGACCTGAACTGTGTAGCAGCCTCCACGTCTAAACAGGGCATGTTCATCTGGGACATAGGGAGGGGCAAGGTCATCAAGCGATTTAACGAG CATGGGCGGCATAGTATATTTTGTGTAGCCTGGAACAACAAAGACTCCAGAAGAATAGCCACCTGTGGGTCTGATGGACACTG TGTGATCAGAACAGTGGATGGTAAGCTGGTGAAGAAGTACAAACATCCCATGCCTGTTTTCGGATGTGATTGGAGTCTCACCAACAA GGACATGCTTGCCACTGGGTGTGAAGACAAGAACGTGCGAGTCTTCTACCTAGCAACAAACTCGGACCAACCACTCAAAATTTTCTCAG GGCACACCTCCAAGGTTTTCCATGTGAAATGGTCGCCCCTGCGGGAGGGCATACTGTGCAGTGGCTCTGACGATGG GACCATCCGTATCTGGGACTACACGCAGGACTCGTGTGCGATGGTGCTGAGCGGACACACTGCGCCGGTCAGAGGGCTCCTGTGGAACCCAGAGATCCCGTACCTGCTCCTGTCCGGCAGCTGGGACTACACAATCCGCGTCTGGGACACACGGGACGGTGCCTGCATCGATACTGTGTACGACCACGGTGCAGATGTCTACG GATTGACATGTCACCCCCTGCGACCCTTCACCGTGGCGTCCTGCTCCAGAGACTCCACCGTTAGGATCTGGTCGTTGACACCTCTGGTCAGTACGCTGCAGATCAGCGTCATCGCCAAGAGGCCGTGGACAGAAATCTTCGCCATGACCCAAG GGTGTGGCCAGGCTATGATTGCTG AACAAGCGATGGCGGCTGGTGCACCTCCACTGCTGTCTGGTAGGGTGTCTCGTGATCTCAGACAGCGCGTTGAGGCCCTCCCTGCCCAGGAGCAGTACATCAGGGGGCTGCAGATGTTTGCTGAGTTCTTCAGT CCTCCTAATGGAACCAAGAACCTGTGGGACCTGGTGTCAGTGATCCGAGGGGAGGAGGAGGGGCTGAACCCCCAGGTCTACAGTAAGGGCATCATGCACATGAAGCACCTCACCAGTTACAAGGCT TCAGAGGCTCAGGAGCTGGAGGTTGTGCGCATGTCAAAGTTTGGCGCCGGTGTCGGAGCCCAGAGCAGGGAGGACAGGCTCCGCCAGGCGGCGCTCATACACGTCAAGCTGGGCAACCTGCAGAGGTACTGCGAGCTGATGGTGGAGGTCGGAGAG TGGGAGAAAGCCCTGGCTGTTGCTCCTGGTGTGTCCATGGAGTATTGGAGGTCCCTGGCAAGAAG ATGGGCCAAACAGCAGGTCCTGGAGGACAAACGGGAAGCGGCGCCGTTCTGCATCGCTGTCGGAGACGTCCAGGCCGTGGTGGACTTCTACACCTCCCGGGGAGAGCTCCAGGACGCCATGCTGGTCGCACAGGCGGCACAGGAGGGGACGATAAAGTTTGGCCAGGCGACGGAGG TTACAAATGCTGCATACAACGGTGTGGCAGAAGAGAGTGAGGACAGCTGGCCGCTCCTGCACAAGGCCAGCAGACGGCTGGCAGACTGGTACTTCCAGGACGGACAGCCCATGAAGGCAGCCTGCTGTCATCTAGCTGTGGAAGACTACAAA cTTGCCATGTCCAAGTTGATCCGTGGGAATGAGCTGGAACTGGCCATCAGTCTGGGCACGACTATAGGCAAAACCCCTCGTCTCACTTACCTGGCCACAGAACTACTGGCACAACGATGCACGCGCATCAACAGATG CATACCATCTTTGGGGTACAG GGACCTGGCAGTGGAGATGTTGCAGCGTTTACCCCACAGTGAGGCGGCACTGGCCAGGTTTTGTATCAGCTGTTCTGGGGGAGCCGCAGAAATCAATGATCTTCACTCAAAG GCTGGGTTCCCTGACATGGAAGAGTGTTACATCAAGGCCCAGGCTCTACAGGAGGAGGAGGGTCAAGAGACAGAGGCCGTCAAGTACTACCTCCTCTCAACATGTCCTGAACAGGGCTTAGAACTGGGCCTGAAAGTTGCCAAGG AGAGGATGTTGACCGCTGGCTGGACAGTTCAGGATGTGGCAGAACTGGTGCAGTACATGGGCTGTACCAGGACAGACAAACTGGACAGTCCAAAGTGCACCAG CCTTCGCACCGAGCTGCTTACCATCAGTGCCTATGTCGGAGCTCTGCTGGCCGTGAGACGAGGGTACAGCGCTATCGTTCCCGCGCTCTTCCAGCAAACAAG CATGTTTGTGGACAAGGAAAACTCAAACTGGCCATTTAGCAAGGACCAAGTGGAGGAGGAATTAACAGCATGGAAGGCCGAGCAAGTGTTATCCAATGAAAG GGAGTTAAAGAATGATTCCTCGGAGACAAGCGAGGTCGGCTTGAGAGAAGGGTACCAGAAGGCCCTACAGAGGCTACTGAGGAAGGCTGGAGAGGAAGAACTGGACATCGAGCCAGGGGCTGACCACTGCACCGGCTCCCATCTCCCTAGCCACTCGGATGTACATGTGTCCTTCCTATCCAAGACTAGAATACAG GGTCCAGCGTTCTTCCTCGAGGATGGCAAAACTGCCATATCGCTGAACGAGGCTCTGATGTGGGCTAAGGTGAACCCCTTCTCTCCACTGGGCACCACCTCTCGGATCAACCCCTTCTAA
- the LOC136436467 gene encoding WD repeat-containing protein 17-like isoform X4 — translation MAMLKQVGLLAAGCQPWNTNVCSASRDRFAYCATLAIYIYQLDRKFNEFKLHSIMSEHTKTITAMAWHPRNPDILASASADQRICIWHVAEQRLLTSLDNPKGTPQCIDWFFHEADCLSYIFQKGPLYIWNYKQGSAGLSQHKEAHGFMYDVCQFRWHHRRVGKLVLGHVDGSLSLFSPGQKPQKHVLRPETVDETEEDDPVVALEWDPLSTEYLLVANSHFGVRLLDTEGLTVINTYTLPSAAVSVHTLAWVPTAPGMFVTGDTQAGVLRLWTVPKSTPLENIKVKKTGFHALHVLGLYTMNSHREVAVEEPVEASSTSSAIHRTNTESSTMPPALIVCTFLDGGVGLYNLARRKWDFLRDLGHIETIFDCKFKPDDPNLLATASFDGTIKVWDISTMQAVYTSPGNEGVIYSLSWAPADLNCVAASTSKQGMFIWDIGRGKVIKRFNEHGRHSIFCVAWNNKDSRRIATCGSDGHCVIRTVDGKLVKKYKHPMPVFGCDWSLTNKDMLATGCEDKNVRVFYLATNSDQPLKIFSGHTSKVFHVKWSPLREGILCSGSDDGTIRIWDYTQDSCAMVLSGHTAPVRGLLWNPEIPYLLLSGSWDYTIRVWDTRDGACIDTVYDHGADVYGLTCHPLRPFTVASCSRDSTVRIWSLTPLVSTLQISVIAKRPWTEIFAMTQEQAMAAGAPPLLSGRVSRDLRQRVEALPAQEQYIRGLQMFAEFFSPPNGTKNLWDLVSVIRGEEEGLNPQVYSKGIMHMKHLTSYKASEAQELEVVRMSKFGAGVGAQSREDRLRQAALIHVKLGNLQRYCELMVEVGEWEKALAVAPGVSMEYWRSLARRWAKQQVLEDKREAAPFCIAVGDVQAVVDFYTSRGELQDAMLVAQAAQEGTIKFGQATEVTNAAYNGVAEESEDSWPLLHKASRRLADWYFQDGQPMKAACCHLAVEDYKLAMSKLIRGNELELAISLGTTIGKTPRLTYLATELLAQRCTRINRWDLAVEMLQRLPHSEAALARFCISCSGGAAEINDLHSKAGFPDMEECYIKAQALQEEEGQETEAVKYYLLSTCPEQGLELGLKVAKERMLTAGWTVQDVAELVQYMGCTRTDKLDSPKCTSLRTELLTISAYVGALLAVRRGYSAIVPALFQQTSMFVDKENSNWPFSKDQVEEELTAWKAEQVLSNERELKNDSSETSEVGLREGYQKALQRLLRKAGEEELDIEPGADHCTGSHLPSHSDVHVSFLSKTRIQGPAFFLEDGKTAISLNEALMWAKVNPFSPLGTTSRINPF, via the exons ATGGCGATGTTGAAGCAGGTGGGACTGCTGGCTGCAGGCTGCCAGCCCTGGAACACCAACGTCTGCTCTGCCAGCAGGGACCGCTTCGCTTACTGCGCAACATTAGCCATATACATCTATCAG CTTGACAGGAAGTTCAATGAATTCAAGCTACATTCCATCATGTCGGAGCACACCAAAACCATCACGGCCATGGCCTGGCACCCGCGGAACCCCGACATTCTCGCCAGCGCCAGCGCCGACCAGAGAATATGCATTTGGCATGTGGCGGAACAAAGACTTCTCACGAGTTTAGACAACCCTAAGGGCACGCCGCAGTGTATAGACTGGTTCTTCCACGAAGCGGACTGCCTGTCGTATATATTCCAGAAGGGTCCGTTGTATATATGGAATTACAAGCAGGGGAGCGCAGGACTGTCGCAGCACAAGGAGGCTCATGGGTTCATGTACGACGTGTGCCAGTTCAGGTGGCATCATCGCAGGGTGGGGAAGTTAGTGCTGGGACATGTGGATGGGAGTCTGTCACTCTTCTCACCTG GTCAGAAACCACAGAAGCATGTCTTGCGTCCAGAAACGGTGGACGAAACGGAAGAAGACGACCCTGTAGTGGCTCTAGAGTGGGACCCGTTGTCTACGGAGTACCTTCTCGTGGCTAACTCCCACTTCGGCGTGCGGTTGTTGGATACGGAGGGGTTGACGGTTATTAACACGTATACGTTACCTAGTGCAGCAGTGTCTGTGCACACACTAGCCTGGGTTCCCACCGCGCCCGGTATGTTTGTGACTGGAG acacCCAGGCTGGTGTGTTAAGACTATGGACAGTTCCTAAAAGCACACCACTTGAGAACATCAAAGTCAAGAAGACTGGCTTCCATGCACTTCATGTCTTGGGACTGTACACAATGAACTCACACAGAG AAGTTGCAGTTGAGGAGCCAGTTGAAGCGTCCTCCACAAGCTCAGCCATCCACAGGACTAACACAGAGTCTTCCACCATGCCTCCTGCTCTCATTGTCTGCACCTTCCTGGATGGGGGTGTGGGCCTGTACAACCTGGCCAGGAGGAAATGGGACTTCCTCAGAGACTTG GGCCACATAGAGACCATATTTGACTGTAAGTTCAAGCCTGATGATCCTAACCTGCTGGCCACGGCGTCGTTCGACGGGACCATCAAAGTGTGGGACATCTCCACCATGCAGGCCGTGTACACGTCCCCGGGGAACGAGGGGGTCATCTACTCACTTAGCTGGGCACCAG CTGACCTGAACTGTGTAGCAGCCTCCACGTCTAAACAGGGCATGTTCATCTGGGACATAGGGAGGGGCAAGGTCATCAAGCGATTTAACGAG CATGGGCGGCATAGTATATTTTGTGTAGCCTGGAACAACAAAGACTCCAGAAGAATAGCCACCTGTGGGTCTGATGGACACTG TGTGATCAGAACAGTGGATGGTAAGCTGGTGAAGAAGTACAAACATCCCATGCCTGTTTTCGGATGTGATTGGAGTCTCACCAACAA GGACATGCTTGCCACTGGGTGTGAAGACAAGAACGTGCGAGTCTTCTACCTAGCAACAAACTCGGACCAACCACTCAAAATTTTCTCAG GGCACACCTCCAAGGTTTTCCATGTGAAATGGTCGCCCCTGCGGGAGGGCATACTGTGCAGTGGCTCTGACGATGG GACCATCCGTATCTGGGACTACACGCAGGACTCGTGTGCGATGGTGCTGAGCGGACACACTGCGCCGGTCAGAGGGCTCCTGTGGAACCCAGAGATCCCGTACCTGCTCCTGTCCGGCAGCTGGGACTACACAATCCGCGTCTGGGACACACGGGACGGTGCCTGCATCGATACTGTGTACGACCACGGTGCAGATGTCTACG GATTGACATGTCACCCCCTGCGACCCTTCACCGTGGCGTCCTGCTCCAGAGACTCCACCGTTAGGATCTGGTCGTTGACACCTCTGGTCAGTACGCTGCAGATCAGCGTCATCGCCAAGAGGCCGTGGACAGAAATCTTCGCCATGACCCAAG AACAAGCGATGGCGGCTGGTGCACCTCCACTGCTGTCTGGTAGGGTGTCTCGTGATCTCAGACAGCGCGTTGAGGCCCTCCCTGCCCAGGAGCAGTACATCAGGGGGCTGCAGATGTTTGCTGAGTTCTTCAGT CCTCCTAATGGAACCAAGAACCTGTGGGACCTGGTGTCAGTGATCCGAGGGGAGGAGGAGGGGCTGAACCCCCAGGTCTACAGTAAGGGCATCATGCACATGAAGCACCTCACCAGTTACAAGGCT TCAGAGGCTCAGGAGCTGGAGGTTGTGCGCATGTCAAAGTTTGGCGCCGGTGTCGGAGCCCAGAGCAGGGAGGACAGGCTCCGCCAGGCGGCGCTCATACACGTCAAGCTGGGCAACCTGCAGAGGTACTGCGAGCTGATGGTGGAGGTCGGAGAG TGGGAGAAAGCCCTGGCTGTTGCTCCTGGTGTGTCCATGGAGTATTGGAGGTCCCTGGCAAGAAG ATGGGCCAAACAGCAGGTCCTGGAGGACAAACGGGAAGCGGCGCCGTTCTGCATCGCTGTCGGAGACGTCCAGGCCGTGGTGGACTTCTACACCTCCCGGGGAGAGCTCCAGGACGCCATGCTGGTCGCACAGGCGGCACAGGAGGGGACGATAAAGTTTGGCCAGGCGACGGAGG TTACAAATGCTGCATACAACGGTGTGGCAGAAGAGAGTGAGGACAGCTGGCCGCTCCTGCACAAGGCCAGCAGACGGCTGGCAGACTGGTACTTCCAGGACGGACAGCCCATGAAGGCAGCCTGCTGTCATCTAGCTGTGGAAGACTACAAA cTTGCCATGTCCAAGTTGATCCGTGGGAATGAGCTGGAACTGGCCATCAGTCTGGGCACGACTATAGGCAAAACCCCTCGTCTCACTTACCTGGCCACAGAACTACTGGCACAACGATGCACGCGCATCAACAGATG GGACCTGGCAGTGGAGATGTTGCAGCGTTTACCCCACAGTGAGGCGGCACTGGCCAGGTTTTGTATCAGCTGTTCTGGGGGAGCCGCAGAAATCAATGATCTTCACTCAAAG GCTGGGTTCCCTGACATGGAAGAGTGTTACATCAAGGCCCAGGCTCTACAGGAGGAGGAGGGTCAAGAGACAGAGGCCGTCAAGTACTACCTCCTCTCAACATGTCCTGAACAGGGCTTAGAACTGGGCCTGAAAGTTGCCAAGG AGAGGATGTTGACCGCTGGCTGGACAGTTCAGGATGTGGCAGAACTGGTGCAGTACATGGGCTGTACCAGGACAGACAAACTGGACAGTCCAAAGTGCACCAG CCTTCGCACCGAGCTGCTTACCATCAGTGCCTATGTCGGAGCTCTGCTGGCCGTGAGACGAGGGTACAGCGCTATCGTTCCCGCGCTCTTCCAGCAAACAAG CATGTTTGTGGACAAGGAAAACTCAAACTGGCCATTTAGCAAGGACCAAGTGGAGGAGGAATTAACAGCATGGAAGGCCGAGCAAGTGTTATCCAATGAAAG GGAGTTAAAGAATGATTCCTCGGAGACAAGCGAGGTCGGCTTGAGAGAAGGGTACCAGAAGGCCCTACAGAGGCTACTGAGGAAGGCTGGAGAGGAAGAACTGGACATCGAGCCAGGGGCTGACCACTGCACCGGCTCCCATCTCCCTAGCCACTCGGATGTACATGTGTCCTTCCTATCCAAGACTAGAATACAG GGTCCAGCGTTCTTCCTCGAGGATGGCAAAACTGCCATATCGCTGAACGAGGCTCTGATGTGGGCTAAGGTGAACCCCTTCTCTCCACTGGGCACCACCTCTCGGATCAACCCCTTCTAA